The Candidatus Nealsonbacteria bacterium genomic interval AGGGAATGGAAGCTAGAATCTTTCAACACGAATTAGATCATTTAAACGGTGTTATAATAATTGATCACCTTCCGTTAAAAGAGAAGATAAAAAGATTTATAACTGCGTCTTGTAAAAAATAGGGATAGAGAAATAATACAGAAATATCCGTCTTTGATGTATCTAAGGAATTTTGGATATATTTTTAAAAAATGAAGAAAAAAATAATCATTTTAATAGCTATATTTGGGGTGTTGTTATTGTTTGTGTCTCTTTGGGTTTATTCATCTGTCTATATAGCAACAGGAATTAATTCTCAAGAAATAATCTTTACCATTCCCCACGGAGAAAGCTGGAGAGTTATTAGTAGGAGATTAGAGGAAAGCGGAATTATCAAGAATTCATTATTTTTTAATCTTTATCTCTTTGTTTCTGGTGATTATGGTAGCCTTCAAGCTGGTACATATCTAATAGGGCCAAAATTAACCATACCGGATATTGTCAAAAAGATTTCTTCGGGCGATGTTCATCAGAGAAGAATAACCATAATTGAAGGATGGAAGATAACAGATATGGCCAAATATCTAAGCGAACTTGGCATTGCCGATAAAAAATTATTTCTTGAATTAGCGAATTCACCTCATCTTTTCAAAGAGAAGTACTCTTTTATAACCGAAGATCTAGATAATTTATCTTTAGAAGGATATCTTTTCCCTGACACTTATTTGATTCCTTACGGATCCACTGAAAGAGAGATAATAGAAATGATGTTATCTAATTTTGACAAAAAGATAACCGCCGAATTAAGGTCAGCAATAGCTAGTCAAAATAAGTCAATATTTGATATTATTATTATGGCTTCCCTTATTGAAAAAGAGGTAAGGACTTATGAGGATATGCGGAAAGTTTCTGGATTGCTTTGGAGAAGGCTAGAAATCGGAATGCCTTTACAGGTTGATGCGACAATTGCTTTTATTACCGGCAAGAATACAACAAGGATATCAATTCAAGAAACTAGAATTGATTCTCCATATAACACTTATCTTCATAGAGGACTTCCCATCGCTCCAATATCTAATCCTGGTATTAATAGTATAAAGGCAGCCATTTACCCAGATCCAAATGAATACCTTTTTTATCTTTCAAAACCAGACGGAGAAACGGTTTTTAGCAGAAACTTAGAAGAGCACAATATTGCTAAAAATAAATATTTAAGATGATTATGAAAATAGTTTTTGTTATTTCTTTTCAAGACTTTAGAGACGAAGAATATTTTGTTCCAAAAGAAATATTAAAATCAAAAGGATTTAGAATAATGACCGTAAGCAGTGAGACTGGTAAAGCTATAGGTGCTGATGGGGGAGAAGTAACTATAAATAAAAAGATTAAAGATCTTAATATTGAAAAGATTGATGCATTAGTTTTTGTTGGTGGTCCAGGATGTTTAAAGCATTTAGATAATGAAGATTCTTATCAATTAATTCAGGAAGCTCATTCTAAGAACAAATTAATAGCAGCAATATGTATTAGCCCTGTTATTTTGGCCAAAGCAGGGGTCTTAGAGGGTAAGAAGGCGACTGTTTGGTCAAAGCCATTAGATAAGAGTGCTATTGATATATTGGAGGAAAACGGAGCTATATTTGAAGATAGCGGTGTTGTTCTAGACGATAATATTATTACTTCTAAAGGTCCTGATTTTGCTAAAGATTTTGGCTTGAAAATATTTGAGGCATTGACATAAACAGTGGAAGAAGTTAGTATGTAAATACCGTAGACAAGAGGTTTCCTTCGGGAAATAAATCCTCTCGAGGTAAGTAATTCAATATTAATTTTGTAATTTCTTATTTGTCTGCGGGTTTCTCGCAGTTTTTTATTATTAACCATTAAAATATGCCTTTAACCAAAAAAAGAAAAGAGGAGATCATAAAAGATTTAGAGGAGAAGATAGATAGGCAAAAAGCAGCGGTCTTTATTAACTTTAAAGGGCTTAAAGCAGGCGATTTCGTGGGACTTAGATCCGAGTTAAAAAGTAAAGACTCAAATATTACAGTCGCGAAGAAGAGCTTAGCTAATATAGCTTTTAAGAATAAGGGGATAGAGATTGATTTGAGTAATATCAAAGATGAGCTTGGAATTGTTTTTGGGTTTGTTGATGAAATTATTCCAGCTAAAGTTATTCACAATCTTTCCAATTCAAAGCCGGAGATTAAGATTATTGGTGGAATAATAGAGAAAGAGTTAAGGACAGGGGAGGATATGGTAGCACTTGCTAAGTTACCATCAAGAGAAGAAATCCTTGTAAGAGTTGTTAGAGGAATTCAAGCACCAGTATCGGGGTTTGTTAATGTCCTTCAAGGAAACATCAGAGGTTTAGTTTACGCACTTGGTGCAATAAGAGATAATAAATAATTAATATTTAGATCCTTGGGAAATATAATCACAAGGTGATAATAAAAAAATATGACAGAAGAAAAAAAAGATGAAAAGAAAGTTGAAGTTCCCGCTAAGTTTGAAAAAATAGTTGGGGAGATTGAAAAGATGTCAGTTCTTGATCTTTCTGAGCTAGTAAAAGTGTTAGAAGAAAAGTTTGGTGTATCAGCATCTGCTCCAATGGTTGCTGCAGTAGCTGCTCCAGCCGTAGATGGTGGTGCTGAAGCTGAAGAAAAGAGTGAGTATGATGTTGTTCTAAAGGGAATTGGAGAAAAGAAAATTGAAGTTATTAAAGTAGTAAGAGACCTTACCGGAAAGGGACTAAAAGAAGCGAAAGACCTTGTTGACGAAGCAGTAAGTGCTCCTCAAGTTATCGCAGAAGCAGTTAAGAAAGAAGATGCTGAAGAGATGAAGAAGAAATTTGAAGCTGCTGGTGCTCAAATAGAATTAAAATAGTTCTATTTTAAAAACTTCCATATTGTTTAAGAGATAAATTTCTTTTCCGTTTAAAGAAACCGTGAAGTGAGTTAAATTATTAAATTTATCACTCTGGACTTGTTTAACAATATCACCCCTTTTGTTCGTTACAATAATTCTATTATGAGCGGGCTCCAAGAGGTAGATGTAGGGCAAATTAGAGAAGGTAAATATTTGTGAGATACTTTTAGGGAATGGATAAATGTTGAGATTAAAATTTTTATTGAAACTTCCGGCATAATATCTCCAGATAGTATTATCTTTATTTAAAATCCAGACGTACCCATCAACCGACATTGATTTAATGTCGGTCGGTTTTTTTGTATAAGAGCTAATCCAGTTTTGAGGGGATGAAGATACTCCTTGATATCTAATTACTTCTTTAGTTTCTGAGTCTAGAAAGTACATATTTGGTCCAAAGGATGAGAAATTAACCAATTCTATTTTGGGCGAACTTATTTTCAAAGAAGCTAAATGGTTTAGATTTTCATTTCTTAAAACAAAAAGATCGTTTGGTTTTGAGAAGAATACAAGCTGATTACTTACAATGGAAGCAGAGTCTATTCCTCTTTCTCCCTCAAGTTCTGTTGATAAATTTCTTCTTTCATTATTAGATAAGTCAATTTCAACTATTTCTTTAGAAAAGGGTGTAAAGAGATATAGTTTATTCCTATAGTGAATTATCTTTTGGGGCACAAAGTCTCGGAGTTCAAACCTGTGAACAAGTTCAGGGTCTTCAATTTGAGTCAGCATGCTCAATTCCTTCAGATATTCTTCAATTTCTAGCTTCAGATTATTAGCTTCCGGATGTGAAAAGTCTGATAATTCTTTTAGGGAATCCCTTAGAAGAGAAAAGGCTTCATCTCTTCTGTTTAAGGATGTTAGTCTTTGAGCTTCTTTAATATTTGATTTAATAATATTTTCAATAATTAAATCCCCATCTCTTATTCTTGACGTTTCTTCTTTTTGAAATATGAGAGCACCCATAATTAGGATAATTATTAAGATTAATAATAGTACTAATCCCTTCTTTTTGTTATCACCCATATCTATTCTTGGAAAATTTATCTTAGGTATATTTATTTTTGCCACCACTTTCTTCCTTCTTTCTTTTTTTGAAAATAATTTTATCACCGAAGAATGAACTTCTTTCATTGAAAAATCAACTTCTTTTTCCGGTTTGCTTTTTGAAATCTTTCCATTGGGGGCACCCTTGGTATCTAATAAGAAAAAAGCACCAGATATTTTTAGGAAGTCTTTTTTTATGGATCCAACTAATTCTTCAACTATTTTTTTATCTAAAAATGGGAAGTTGGATAATTCCTTAATTAATCCTTTCTTTTCAAAAAAATCATAAACATCTTTTGTCAGAACTGATACCCTGTCTCCCTTATTTATCCTTCCCGAAACTATATTTTCAAAAACTATTGGGCGAGCATAT includes:
- the mltG gene encoding endolytic transglycosylase MltG is translated as MKKKIIILIAIFGVLLLFVSLWVYSSVYIATGINSQEIIFTIPHGESWRVISRRLEESGIIKNSLFFNLYLFVSGDYGSLQAGTYLIGPKLTIPDIVKKISSGDVHQRRITIIEGWKITDMAKYLSELGIADKKLFLELANSPHLFKEKYSFITEDLDNLSLEGYLFPDTYLIPYGSTEREIIEMMLSNFDKKITAELRSAIASQNKSIFDIIIMASLIEKEVRTYEDMRKVSGLLWRRLEIGMPLQVDATIAFITGKNTTRISIQETRIDSPYNTYLHRGLPIAPISNPGINSIKAAIYPDPNEYLFYLSKPDGETVFSRNLEEHNIAKNKYLR
- a CDS encoding DJ-1/PfpI family protein; the protein is MKIVFVISFQDFRDEEYFVPKEILKSKGFRIMTVSSETGKAIGADGGEVTINKKIKDLNIEKIDALVFVGGPGCLKHLDNEDSYQLIQEAHSKNKLIAAICISPVILAKAGVLEGKKATVWSKPLDKSAIDILEENGAIFEDSGVVLDDNIITSKGPDFAKDFGLKIFEALT
- the rplJ gene encoding 50S ribosomal protein L10; the encoded protein is MPLTKKRKEEIIKDLEEKIDRQKAAVFINFKGLKAGDFVGLRSELKSKDSNITVAKKSLANIAFKNKGIEIDLSNIKDELGIVFGFVDEIIPAKVIHNLSNSKPEIKIIGGIIEKELRTGEDMVALAKLPSREEILVRVVRGIQAPVSGFVNVLQGNIRGLVYALGAIRDNK
- the rplL gene encoding 50S ribosomal protein L7/L12, translated to MTEEKKDEKKVEVPAKFEKIVGEIEKMSVLDLSELVKVLEEKFGVSASAPMVAAVAAPAVDGGAEAEEKSEYDVVLKGIGEKKIEVIKVVRDLTGKGLKEAKDLVDEAVSAPQVIAEAVKKEDAEEMKKKFEAAGAQIELK